One stretch of Sphingomonas rosea DNA includes these proteins:
- a CDS encoding chemotaxis protein CheW — translation MSGGELQVVTFGLDAETFAIPVTLVREILDYREPFRIPNGPGFMLGLTDLRGEGVTTVDLRLRLGMPAAVPSLSTRILVVDVPLGARVLTLGLVVDRVLDVSTVDTAQIGPAPDVGTRWASDYIAGVARRAEGFVVFIDMGRIFSDVEAAELSSMATAA, via the coding sequence ATGAGCGGGGGCGAACTGCAGGTCGTGACCTTCGGGCTCGATGCCGAGACTTTCGCGATCCCCGTCACCCTGGTCCGCGAGATCCTCGATTACCGCGAGCCCTTCCGGATCCCGAACGGCCCCGGCTTCATGCTCGGCCTCACCGACCTTCGCGGCGAGGGCGTGACCACGGTCGACCTGCGGCTGCGGCTGGGAATGCCGGCGGCGGTGCCGAGCCTCAGCACGCGGATCCTGGTCGTCGACGTGCCGCTCGGGGCGCGAGTGCTGACGCTCGGGCTCGTGGTCGACCGGGTGCTCGACGTCAGTACCGTGGACACCGCGCAGATCGGCCCCGCACCCGATGTCGGGACCCGCTGGGCGTCAGACTATATCGCGGGCGTGGCCAGGCGGGCCGAGGGGTTCGTCGTGTTCATCGACATGGGCCGGATCTTCTCCGACGTCGAGGCGGCCGAACTGTCGTCCATGGCGACCGCCGCCTGA
- a CDS encoding methyl-accepting chemotaxis protein: MAMACVREFADGNFEAPMPQLPGKKAFINDTIETLRGNLKGIIAEMSHMAAEHEKGDIDVFVPVEKFKGDFGIVARGVNDMVAAHIAVKKLAMACVKEFGEGNFEAPMARLPGKKAFINETIETLRGNLKGIIAEMRHMSAEHDRGNIDVFVPAEKFQGDFAIMARGVNEMVAAHIAVKKKAMACIKEFGEGNFDAPLEQFPGKKAFINDTVETLRGNLRDITGEIGRLIDAATAGHLSERGEDKKFVGDFARLVAGINGMLDAILLPIVEGNRILDRVSTGDLAERVEIVCEGDHQKMKTAINALVDSLRVSADLADRIADGDLTVEHQPLSANDTLGHALTRMVDRLREVVGNATAAADSVSSGSQELSASSEQVSQGATEQAAATEEASASMEQMAANIRQNADNAAQTEKMARQSSRDAEASGAAVEKAVEAMRTIAEKISIVQEIARQTDLLALNAAVEAARAGEHGRGFAVVASEVRKLAERSQSAAAEISSVSGDTLKAAADAGEMLAKLVPDIRRTAELVLEISSACREQDIGASQINEAIQQLDQVTQQNAGASEQISTTSELLASQAEQLQGSIAYFRLGNDRGAGASAASTKPRREAAPKARPVRPAKAAAKVKRTVRGPSVADQQARITGFALDLAHGGPDAQDADFESKAA; the protein is encoded by the coding sequence ATGGCGATGGCCTGCGTGCGCGAGTTCGCCGACGGGAATTTCGAAGCGCCGATGCCCCAGCTTCCCGGCAAGAAGGCCTTCATCAACGACACGATCGAGACGCTTCGCGGTAATTTGAAGGGCATCATCGCCGAGATGAGCCACATGGCTGCCGAGCACGAGAAGGGCGACATCGACGTCTTCGTGCCGGTCGAGAAGTTCAAGGGCGACTTCGGGATCGTCGCGCGCGGGGTCAACGACATGGTCGCGGCGCACATCGCGGTAAAGAAGCTGGCGATGGCCTGCGTCAAGGAATTCGGCGAAGGCAATTTCGAGGCGCCGATGGCCCGGCTCCCCGGCAAGAAGGCTTTCATCAACGAGACGATCGAGACCCTCCGCGGGAATTTGAAGGGCATCATCGCCGAGATGCGGCACATGTCCGCCGAGCATGACCGCGGCAACATCGACGTCTTCGTGCCCGCCGAGAAGTTCCAAGGCGACTTCGCGATCATGGCGCGGGGCGTCAACGAGATGGTCGCCGCCCATATCGCGGTGAAGAAGAAGGCCATGGCCTGCATCAAGGAGTTTGGCGAAGGCAATTTCGACGCCCCGCTCGAGCAGTTCCCGGGCAAGAAGGCGTTCATCAACGACACCGTCGAGACGCTGCGCGGCAACCTGCGTGACATCACCGGCGAGATCGGGCGCCTGATCGACGCCGCCACCGCCGGTCACCTGTCCGAACGCGGCGAGGACAAGAAGTTCGTCGGCGATTTCGCCAGGCTGGTCGCGGGGATCAACGGAATGCTCGACGCGATCCTGCTCCCCATCGTCGAAGGCAATCGGATCCTCGATCGGGTCAGCACCGGCGATCTCGCCGAACGGGTGGAGATCGTCTGCGAGGGCGATCACCAGAAGATGAAGACCGCGATCAACGCGCTGGTCGACAGCCTGCGGGTCAGCGCCGATCTCGCCGACCGGATCGCCGACGGCGACCTCACGGTCGAGCACCAGCCGCTGTCGGCCAATGACACGTTGGGCCACGCGCTCACCCGGATGGTCGACCGGCTGCGCGAGGTGGTCGGCAATGCGACCGCGGCGGCGGACAGCGTGTCGTCGGGCAGCCAGGAGCTGTCGGCGAGCTCCGAGCAGGTCTCGCAGGGCGCGACCGAGCAGGCAGCGGCGACCGAGGAAGCCTCGGCCTCGATGGAGCAGATGGCGGCGAACATCCGGCAGAATGCCGACAATGCCGCGCAGACCGAGAAGATGGCGCGGCAGTCCTCGCGCGATGCCGAGGCCAGCGGCGCGGCGGTCGAAAAGGCGGTGGAGGCAATGCGCACGATCGCCGAGAAGATCAGCATCGTGCAGGAAATTGCGCGCCAGACCGACCTTCTCGCGCTCAACGCCGCGGTCGAGGCCGCGCGGGCGGGCGAGCATGGCCGCGGCTTCGCGGTGGTCGCGTCCGAAGTCCGCAAGCTTGCCGAACGCAGTCAGAGCGCGGCGGCCGAGATCAGCTCGGTCTCGGGCGACACGCTCAAGGCCGCGGCCGACGCGGGCGAGATGCTGGCCAAGCTGGTGCCCGATATCCGCCGGACCGCCGAACTGGTGCTCGAGATCAGCTCCGCCTGCCGCGAGCAGGACATCGGCGCTTCGCAGATCAACGAGGCGATCCAGCAGCTCGACCAGGTGACCCAGCAGAATGCCGGCGCGTCCGAGCAGATCTCGACCACGTCCGAACTGCTCGCCAGCCAGGCCGAACAGCTGCAGGGGAGCATCGCCTACTTCCGGCTCGGCAACGACCGGGGCGCCGGGGCGAGCGCCGCCTCGACCAAGCCGCGGCGCGAGGCCGCGCCCAAGGCGAGGCCGGTGCGTCCGGCGAAGGCCGCTGCCAAGGTCAAGCGGACGGTCCGCGGCCCGTCGGTCGCCGACCAGCAGGCCCGGATCACCGGCTTCGCGCTCGATCTTGCGCACGGCGGCCCCGATGCGCAGGACGCCGACTTCGAAAGCAAGGCGGCATGA
- a CDS encoding methyl-accepting chemotaxis protein, which produces MSLEWFGGVNAGIVQAELVRLEAAMARGDIAERAHGQGANRATQELLAAVNRLLDRAVQPIDALDVAIAHVHDEHARGDIEVVVPVEQFAGKAAVIARRTNELVAAHIAVKKMAMACIKEFSEGNFEAPMEQLPGKKAFINDTIETLRGNLKGIIAEMRHMAAEHEKGDIDVFVPAEKFKGDFGIVARGINEMVAAHIAVKKKAMACMKAFGEGDFDAPLEQFPGKKAFINETVETLRGNLRDITHEIGRLIDAATAGNLAERGEDRRFVGNFAQLVAGINAMLDAILVPILEGNRVLDRVSTGDLTERVEIECDGDHAKMKDSVNALVDSLRSVVGDVTAASYSVSAGSQQLSSSSEQVSQGATEQAAATEQASASMEEMAANIRQNADNAAQTEKMARQSARDAEASGVAVEKAVQAMRTIAEKISIVQEIARQTDLLALNAAVEAARAGEHGRGFAVVASEVRKLAERSQSAAAEISSVSGDTLKAAADAGEMLAKLVPDIRRTAELVLEISSACREQDIGASQINEAIQQLDQVTQQNAGASEQISTTSELLAQQAGELQASIGYFQLEGAVAAAKVVAAGQPARRTAAPVKKAAPKPRAKARSKPGGVADQQGRVTRFALDLSQGGPDAEDADFEKAA; this is translated from the coding sequence ATGTCACTTGAATGGTTTGGCGGCGTGAATGCGGGCATCGTCCAGGCGGAACTCGTCCGGCTGGAAGCAGCCATGGCGCGTGGAGACATAGCCGAGCGCGCCCACGGCCAAGGCGCCAATCGCGCGACCCAGGAGCTGCTCGCGGCCGTGAACCGGCTGCTCGACCGCGCGGTCCAACCGATCGACGCGCTCGACGTGGCGATTGCCCATGTGCACGACGAGCATGCCCGCGGCGACATCGAGGTCGTCGTTCCGGTCGAGCAGTTCGCCGGCAAGGCCGCCGTCATCGCCCGCCGGACCAACGAACTCGTCGCCGCCCACATCGCGGTCAAGAAGATGGCGATGGCCTGCATCAAGGAGTTCAGCGAGGGCAATTTCGAGGCGCCGATGGAGCAGCTTCCGGGCAAGAAGGCCTTCATCAACGACACGATCGAGACGCTTCGCGGGAACTTGAAGGGCATCATCGCCGAGATGCGCCACATGGCCGCCGAGCACGAGAAGGGCGATATCGACGTCTTCGTGCCCGCCGAGAAGTTCAAGGGCGATTTCGGGATCGTCGCGCGCGGCATCAACGAGATGGTCGCCGCGCACATCGCGGTGAAGAAGAAGGCCATGGCCTGCATGAAGGCCTTCGGCGAGGGCGATTTCGATGCGCCGCTCGAGCAGTTCCCGGGCAAGAAGGCCTTCATCAACGAGACTGTCGAGACGCTGCGCGGCAATCTGCGCGACATCACGCATGAGATCGGGCGGCTGATCGACGCGGCAACCGCGGGCAATCTTGCCGAACGCGGCGAAGACCGCCGCTTCGTCGGCAATTTCGCGCAGCTCGTGGCGGGCATCAACGCGATGCTCGACGCCATCCTGGTTCCCATCCTCGAGGGCAATCGCGTCCTTGACCGGGTCAGCACCGGTGACCTGACCGAACGGGTCGAGATCGAGTGCGACGGCGACCATGCCAAGATGAAGGATTCGGTCAACGCGCTGGTCGACAGCCTGAGGTCGGTGGTCGGCGACGTGACGGCCGCCTCCTACAGCGTGTCGGCCGGAAGCCAGCAGCTGTCGAGCAGCTCCGAGCAGGTCTCGCAGGGCGCGACCGAGCAGGCGGCGGCGACCGAGCAGGCCTCGGCCTCGATGGAGGAGATGGCCGCCAACATCCGCCAGAATGCCGACAACGCCGCCCAGACCGAGAAGATGGCGCGCCAGTCCGCCCGCGACGCCGAGGCGAGCGGGGTTGCGGTCGAAAAGGCGGTGCAGGCGATGCGCACGATCGCCGAGAAGATCAGCATCGTGCAGGAGATTGCGCGCCAGACCGACCTCCTCGCGCTCAACGCGGCGGTCGAGGCGGCGCGGGCGGGCGAGCATGGCCGCGGCTTCGCGGTGGTGGCATCCGAAGTCCGCAAGCTTGCCGAACGCAGCCAGAGCGCGGCCGCCGAGATCAGCTCGGTCTCGGGCGACACGCTGAAGGCCGCGGCCGACGCGGGCGAAATGCTGGCCAAGCTGGTGCCCGATATCCGCCGGACCGCGGAACTGGTGCTCGAGATCAGCTCCGCCTGCCGCGAGCAGGACATCGGCGCTTCGCAGATCAACGAGGCGATCCAGCAGCTCGACCAGGTAACCCAGCAGAATGCCGGCGCGTCCGAGCAGATTTCGACCACGTCCGAGCTTCTGGCGCAGCAGGCGGGCGAACTCCAGGCGAGCATTGGCTATTTCCAGCTGGAGGGCGCGGTCGCCGCGGCCAAGGTTGTCGCCGCGGGCCAGCCTGCGCGCCGCACCGCCGCTCCGGTCAAGAAGGCAGCTCCGAAACCCAGAGCGAAGGCTCGCAGCAAGCCCGGCGGCGTCGCCGATCAGCAGGGGCGGGTAACCCGCTTCGCGCTCGACCTCAGCCAGGGCGGCCCGGACGCCGAGGATGCCGACTTCGAAAAGGCGGCCTGA
- a CDS encoding chemotaxis protein CheW: MDQANDINWGPAGELEVLTFDLHSETFAVEAVLVREILDLLPETAVPGANPLVGSVVNFRGKIIPIADLRPAFGFPATEPTVDSRIVVIELATGNGAIQIGIRTDKVHEVATLRREASEPAPAVGLRWRRDYLRAMVRRDDGVIVLPDLGAIFDPLLGNHAVPDLSAAA, translated from the coding sequence ATGGACCAAGCCAACGACATCAACTGGGGACCGGCGGGCGAGCTCGAGGTCCTGACCTTCGATCTCCATTCGGAGACCTTCGCGGTCGAGGCCGTGCTGGTGCGCGAGATCCTCGACCTCCTGCCCGAGACAGCCGTGCCGGGCGCCAACCCGCTGGTCGGCAGCGTGGTCAACTTCCGCGGCAAGATCATCCCCATCGCAGACCTTCGACCGGCGTTCGGCTTTCCGGCGACCGAGCCGACCGTCGACAGCCGGATCGTGGTGATCGAGCTCGCAACGGGCAACGGAGCGATCCAGATCGGGATCCGGACCGACAAGGTGCACGAGGTCGCGACCCTGCGTCGCGAGGCGAGCGAGCCTGCGCCTGCGGTCGGCCTGCGCTGGCGGCGCGACTATCTGCGCGCGATGGTCCGGCGCGACGATGGCGTGATCGTCCTTCCCGATCTCGGCGCGATCTTCGACCCGCTGCTCGGCAACCACGCCGTCCCGGACCTGTCGGCGGCGGCCTAG
- a CDS encoding chemotaxis protein CheA, with protein sequence MSANDPIAAFLTEANELLDQVEQALLDLDHRLDDRDLIDAVFRGLHTLKGSGAMFGFDALAGFTHHCETAFDRVRKRQVPATRDLVAVVLAAQDHMRTLLTDQSGEGGAAGDAILERLRVVLEEAPAGGAPAQAAEAGWRLVFRLPVDAMANGTNPLILLDELRALGECRITALTDRIPPLAELVPTECHIGWEVELHGDIALADIEDVFIFVMDEMELSLEPLGGDAANAPVAAAEDPTAPSRPGDDPRPANDAGAPAGKPSDTVRVPAERLDLLMDRVGELVIVQSRLSQLAQGGAGAANQTLHAISEDIERLAGELRDTMMVLRMVPVSSLFGRFRRLVHDLARDTGKAIELVTEGETTEVDKTVMERLADPMIHLIRNSCDHGLESADERAAAGKAPTGEVRLSARQAGGEVIIEIRDDGRGIDLGRVRAKAEAQGLLQPGQAASDHELLQMIFHPGFSTAQQVTSLSGRGVGMDVVKRTIESLRGTIDVASSAGEGSVISLRIPLTLAIIDGLLIRVGAARYVIPLSAVEECIELSTEEDQRSRGRSLITLRDQLVPFMRLRELFGGNSAPDPHQKIVIISTGTDRIGLVVDQIIGSHQTVIKPMSPVHSDVAIFAGATILGDGNVALILDVAQLLALGQQQEERLRAVA encoded by the coding sequence GTGAGCGCAAACGATCCCATCGCCGCCTTCCTGACCGAGGCGAACGAGCTCCTCGACCAGGTCGAGCAGGCGTTGCTCGATCTCGATCATCGGCTCGACGATCGCGACCTGATCGACGCGGTCTTCCGCGGGCTGCACACGCTCAAGGGCTCGGGGGCGATGTTCGGCTTCGATGCGCTTGCCGGCTTCACCCACCATTGCGAGACGGCGTTCGACCGGGTCCGCAAGCGGCAGGTGCCCGCGACCCGCGACCTGGTCGCGGTGGTGCTTGCGGCGCAGGACCATATGCGGACCTTGCTCACCGACCAGAGCGGGGAAGGCGGCGCAGCCGGGGATGCGATCCTCGAACGCCTGCGGGTCGTCCTCGAGGAAGCTCCGGCGGGCGGCGCTCCGGCGCAGGCGGCGGAGGCCGGATGGCGGCTGGTCTTCCGGCTTCCGGTCGATGCGATGGCGAACGGCACCAACCCGCTCATCCTGCTCGACGAATTGCGGGCGCTGGGTGAGTGCCGGATCACCGCGCTCACCGACCGCATTCCACCGCTCGCCGAGCTGGTGCCGACCGAATGCCACATCGGCTGGGAGGTCGAGCTTCACGGCGACATCGCGCTCGCCGACATCGAGGACGTCTTCATCTTCGTGATGGACGAAATGGAGCTGAGCCTCGAGCCCTTGGGCGGAGACGCTGCGAACGCGCCGGTCGCCGCCGCCGAGGATCCCACCGCGCCATCGCGCCCGGGCGACGATCCGCGACCCGCCAATGATGCGGGCGCACCGGCCGGCAAGCCGAGCGACACCGTCCGCGTGCCGGCCGAGCGGCTCGACCTCCTGATGGACCGGGTCGGCGAGCTGGTCATCGTCCAGAGCCGCCTGTCGCAGCTCGCGCAGGGCGGGGCGGGCGCCGCCAACCAGACGCTGCATGCCATCTCCGAGGACATCGAGCGGCTCGCGGGCGAACTTCGCGACACGATGATGGTGCTGCGGATGGTGCCCGTCTCAAGCCTGTTCGGCCGCTTCCGCCGGCTGGTCCACGACCTTGCGCGCGACACCGGCAAGGCGATCGAGCTCGTCACCGAAGGCGAGACCACCGAGGTCGACAAGACGGTAATGGAACGGCTGGCGGATCCGATGATCCACCTCATCCGCAACAGCTGCGACCATGGGCTGGAAAGCGCCGACGAGCGCGCGGCCGCCGGCAAGGCGCCGACCGGCGAGGTCCGGCTGTCGGCCAGGCAGGCGGGCGGAGAGGTGATCATCGAAATCCGCGACGACGGGCGCGGGATCGACCTCGGCCGGGTCCGTGCCAAGGCCGAGGCACAGGGCCTCCTCCAACCCGGCCAGGCGGCGAGCGATCACGAACTCCTGCAGATGATCTTCCATCCCGGCTTCTCGACCGCGCAGCAGGTGACGAGCCTGTCGGGGCGCGGGGTCGGCATGGACGTGGTCAAGCGGACGATCGAGAGCCTGCGGGGCACGATCGACGTTGCGAGCAGCGCGGGCGAAGGCTCGGTCATCTCGCTGCGCATCCCGCTGACGCTCGCGATTATCGACGGGCTGCTGATCCGCGTCGGTGCCGCCCGCTATGTCATTCCGCTGTCGGCGGTCGAGGAGTGCATCGAGCTCAGCACCGAGGAGGATCAGCGCTCGCGCGGGCGCAGCCTCATCACCCTGCGCGACCAACTGGTCCCGTTCATGCGGCTGCGCGAATTGTTCGGCGGCAACAGCGCCCCCGACCCGCACCAGAAGATCGTGATCATCTCGACCGGCACCGACCGCATCGGCCTCGTCGTCGACCAGATCATCGGCAGCCACCAGACGGTGATCAAGCCGATGAGCCCGGTTCACAGTGACGTCGCGATCTTCGCCGGGGCGACGATCCTCGGGGACGGCAATGTCGCGCTGATCCTCGACGTCGCCCAGCTTCTCGCCCTCGGCCAGCAGCAAGAGGAGCGGCTTCGCGCCGTCGCCTGA
- a CDS encoding response regulator, whose product MSASILTVDDSPSLRMAIKLALTGAGYSVTEASDGLDGLNKSRATRFDLIITDQNMPNMDGLTMIRELRRDPAQCGTPIIFLTTESADAMKQEAKAAGATGWLVKPFVADQLIRVARKVLGR is encoded by the coding sequence ATGAGCGCCTCGATCCTCACCGTCGACGATTCGCCGAGCCTGCGGATGGCGATCAAGCTGGCGCTGACGGGCGCAGGCTACAGCGTCACCGAGGCGAGCGACGGGCTCGACGGGCTCAACAAGTCGCGCGCGACCCGATTCGACCTGATCATCACCGACCAGAACATGCCCAACATGGACGGGCTGACGATGATCCGCGAGCTGCGCCGCGATCCCGCGCAATGCGGGACGCCGATCATCTTCCTGACCACCGAGAGCGCCGATGCGATGAAGCAGGAGGCCAAGGCCGCAGGCGCGACGGGCTGGCTGGTCAAGCCGTTCGTCGCCGACCAGCTGATCCGGGTCGCGCGCAAGGTGCTGGGCCGGTGA
- a CDS encoding STAS domain-containing protein, with amino-acid sequence MTKVVKVPASVTVVTAGAFADAVGDALAQYDEVALDLAEVGELDLSFLQIVTAARVHAAEQGKQLRLGSAVPETVEGLLVRAGFIDADRDFWCAGAAQ; translated from the coding sequence GTGACGAAGGTTGTGAAGGTACCGGCTTCGGTGACGGTCGTGACCGCGGGGGCGTTCGCGGACGCGGTCGGCGACGCGCTGGCGCAGTATGACGAGGTCGCACTCGACCTCGCGGAGGTGGGCGAACTCGATCTGAGCTTCCTCCAGATCGTGACCGCGGCGCGGGTCCATGCCGCCGAGCAGGGCAAGCAGTTGCGGCTGGGATCGGCGGTGCCGGAGACGGTGGAGGGCCTGCTGGTCCGCGCCGGCTTCATCGACGCCGACCGCGACTTCTGGTGCGCCGGAGCCGCGCAATGA
- the moaA gene encoding GTP 3',8-cyclase MoaA, which produces MVDGHGRRISYVRLSVTDRCDLRCRYCMAERMTFAPRPDLLTIDELAKLGDLLVERGVTRIRLTGGEPLVRPGIVDLVRALGRRIGAGLEEVTLTTNGTQLASLAGPLRDAGVRRINVSLDTLDPDRFRHIARRDALGPVLEGIAAARRAGLAIKINMVALRGLNEAEIPAMLRWCAGEGHDLTLIETMPLGTVADDRTDHYLPLDQVRRRLERDFTLSPSLHRTGGPARYYQVAELGCRIGFITPLSANFCDSCNRIRIAATGTVYGCLGHDQKVELRDLLRGGDEEAAKAALDRLVAGKPRAHDFRIDAPAPAVSRHMSVTGG; this is translated from the coding sequence ATGGTCGATGGCCACGGGAGGCGCATCAGCTACGTCCGCCTGTCGGTGACCGACCGCTGCGACCTGCGCTGCCGCTATTGCATGGCCGAGCGCATGACCTTCGCGCCGCGGCCCGACCTCCTCACGATCGACGAACTGGCAAAGCTCGGCGACCTGCTCGTCGAGCGCGGCGTGACCCGGATCCGCCTCACCGGGGGCGAGCCGCTGGTCCGGCCGGGCATCGTCGACCTCGTCCGCGCGCTCGGCCGCCGGATCGGCGCGGGACTCGAGGAAGTGACCCTCACGACCAACGGCACGCAGCTGGCTTCGCTCGCGGGGCCGCTGCGCGACGCGGGCGTCCGGCGGATCAACGTCAGCCTCGACACGCTCGACCCCGACCGCTTCCGCCACATCGCCCGGCGCGACGCGCTCGGACCCGTGCTCGAGGGCATCGCCGCCGCCCGCCGCGCGGGGCTCGCCATCAAGATCAACATGGTGGCGCTGCGCGGCCTCAACGAGGCCGAGATCCCCGCCATGCTGCGGTGGTGCGCGGGCGAGGGCCACGACCTCACCCTCATCGAGACCATGCCGCTCGGCACGGTCGCCGACGACCGCACCGACCATTACCTCCCGCTCGATCAGGTCCGGCGGCGGCTCGAGCGGGACTTTACGCTCTCCCCGAGCCTGCACCGCACCGGCGGCCCCGCGCGCTACTATCAGGTCGCCGAACTCGGCTGCCGGATCGGCTTCATCACGCCGTTGAGCGCCAATTTCTGCGACAGCTGCAACCGCATCCGGATCGCCGCGACCGGCACCGTCTACGGCTGCCTCGGCCACGACCAGAAGGTCGAGCTTCGCGATCTCCTCCGTGGCGGGGACGAGGAGGCCGCGAAGGCCGCGCTCGACCGGCTGGTCGCCGGCAAGCCGCGGGCCCACGACTTCCGGATCGACGCGCCCGCCCCCGCCGTCTCACGCCACATGAGCGTCACCGGCGGCTGA
- a CDS encoding sulfite exporter TauE/SafE family protein has protein sequence MDQELILAVCMGVGAALYSSVGHGGASAYLALMALFGVAPATMKPTALVLNLLVASLGALRYLRAGLFRWRTLWPFLLGAMPFAFLGGALKLPGEWYRPLVGLVLLFSAARLLWPREIRALRETRDPPIPLAILIGAGIGFLSGLTGTGGGIFLSPLLLFMAWSAPKPTSGVAAVFILANSAAGLLGNLSSTGELPDALPLYAGSVLVGALVGTTLGIRLPAPLVLKSLGLVLVVAGTKLLGLF, from the coding sequence GTGGACCAGGAGCTGATCCTCGCCGTCTGCATGGGCGTCGGCGCTGCACTCTATTCGAGCGTCGGACATGGCGGCGCCTCGGCCTATCTCGCGCTGATGGCCCTGTTCGGGGTCGCGCCGGCGACCATGAAGCCGACCGCCCTCGTCCTCAACCTGCTGGTCGCCTCGCTCGGAGCGCTCCGCTACCTGCGCGCCGGCCTGTTCCGCTGGCGGACCCTGTGGCCGTTCCTGCTCGGCGCCATGCCTTTCGCCTTCCTCGGCGGCGCGCTGAAGCTTCCGGGCGAATGGTATCGGCCGCTGGTCGGCCTCGTCCTCCTCTTCTCCGCCGCCCGCCTCCTCTGGCCGCGCGAGATCCGGGCACTGCGCGAGACCCGCGATCCGCCAATTCCGCTCGCCATCCTGATCGGCGCGGGGATCGGTTTCCTCTCGGGCCTGACGGGCACCGGCGGCGGCATCTTCCTCTCGCCCTTGCTCCTGTTCATGGCGTGGAGCGCGCCCAAGCCCACCTCGGGCGTCGCCGCAGTCTTCATCCTCGCCAATTCGGCCGCCGGACTCCTCGGCAATCTTTCGAGCACAGGCGAGCTTCCCGACGCCCTGCCCCTCTATGCAGGAAGCGTGCTCGTCGGCGCGCTGGTCGGCACCACGCTCGGGATCCGCCTGCCCGCGCCGCTGGTGCTCAAATCGCTGGGGCTTGTCCTCGTCGTCGCCGGCACCAAGCTCCTCGGCCTCTTCTAG